Genomic segment of Porites lutea chromosome 13, jaPorLute2.1, whole genome shotgun sequence:
ACCATCAAGTTTGTTTCTAAGCTTTTCACTGGTTTCAATCTCGCGTTTGGCATCAGATTGCTTGTTATGCGTACTACATTTGTGACAAAGTTGAAGACAAGCAACATGGTTCTGCCAATGGCAACAGATTTGCGCTCTTCGTGATCTTTGGCTGCTTGTTTCTGTGGAAAgtgttttcattattatttttattttcttctccaGCTTGATGAAGCAAGCGTATTTGGAAATGGCATTAGTCCTGATTAGTAACGCCAACGAATTCAGGCCTCCTAAGATTCCAGAAGTACCTTCGCGTTCCACAGACACACCAGCTCGCACCTCAGAGACCCCATCAACCCCTGGCAAAGAACGTAAGATGAGCAAGAAAGGAAGTGGGAAGGAAAAAGATCGCAAAGATAAAGAATCACGAGAGGAAAACAAAGAGTTAGACAAGGAACTGAGAACCGCCTGGGCCGCAATTCGGGCTACGGGTATCGTGTCCTCTGCGCAGTACAAAATTGGTATCCTAACGGGCGATCCGGAAATCACTGCGTTGAGGCTGTCGGAGAAAGCCGCCAGTTCAGTGCCAGGATTCGCGCTGTTTGACCTTCTTGGTACAGATGACGTCATTAAAAGTGCCGAAGATGGGGCTCTGGTAGCTCAGAATGGAATAGTCACTATGAGAACCACCATAAACAACTCCAATCGCGTACAAGTTACGTGGCTTCATCTGCTTGGCTATTTGTCGGTACCTCGTCGGCAGTGCTCGTATGCAGCCCTCGGAGTGTACTCGGAAGCTGAGGAAGTGACGAATAGCAGCGCTGGAGTGCTGCCGTTGTTTAGTTCCAATAAAGCTCTGAAACTCTCCAAGATGCATTCGTTTTTAAGAAACGAGTTGGGCCCTTATGTAGTGGAGTGCAGTGGGGTTACCCACCCGAGGTCTTGACGAATTACGGACCCTCTGTCACAGGAATCCAGACTATGGTTACCAAGCCTTTTCAGATGGACATGACAGAGGACACCTCGAAGAAGTCTGGTAAGAATTAATGGATTCCCAAATTGTCATTTTACCCCAAGAGCGGTGAGTCGCTTTTGCTAGTTTTTAGTACTTTATTTAGAACTTTGATGACTCTTTTCTAAGCAATCCGTGGGGCTATGCTATGCTTGATTTCGCTTTTAAAAATGTGCTAGCTTCTTTTAGTTGCTCACTATCATCAGTGCTCGTTTATAGCGATTGATTTTGGAGACGCagtggccgagtggttaacaGTGCGAACTTCGGACTCAAGCTTCCTGTTGCCTTGTTGCCTTAGACAAGAAGCTTTGTTCCACTTTTTTCTCTTCGCTCGGGCCCCTGTACTGGGGTGATACTGCAAtagactagcatcccgtccaggggtaAAAAAATATCCCTAGGTGCTTCATGTTAATGAAACAGGGTAAAGTTCCGGCTATGTGGGTCTGTGAGTTCGTGTGCGCCCTTTCCCTACAAAATACCGATCGACTAAGTTATTGTAtgggttctttttttttcaggattcgTAGACAAGTCAACCACGGCAAACGATTTTGAAGTGTGCGTCCAGTGGTTCCAGCCGGAGCTCGACCGTGTGTTGTTAGAAGACCCCGAAGACACCCAAACACAGCAGCCTGCTCTGTTTCTCGTTTACGAGTTTAACAACAAAGCACTGAACTTAACCTCTAACCCAGTCTACTCAACTGTTAAGGCTGGGctttgtcacgtgactgagGCTCGTGCCCAAACCTTTCACGAAAAGCTCATGGCGACTTTGGAAATTGCTGAGAATGATCTGGCGTCTAATCCACAGCCTTCGCAAACGGCAGTAGGAACGACTGAACAGAACACTAAAGGTGAGTTGAATGAAAGTTACCATTTTTCATCAGCTAACAACAAACAGCAACATTCTGAAAACTGCTGATCCTAGCAGAATGTACGATTTGTGTGTTtcataattaattattatcctGCTAAAAGACTTGTCTTCCTCAGTTACTCAGTTGGATCAGCGCTGGCCAGGTGTTTCTTGTCTAATTTAAACCGTGTGGGGCTGGGTGTGAGTCCGTTAATTATGGGATAAACAACGTAAGATCCACAAAATCAGAAAGGGGAAACCGAGGTTTGGCGTTTATCGGGCCTATATTGAACGAGATACAGCCCttcaaaaactccaaaatttaTCAAGAAATGTATGAACTTGCAGCCCGTGTGTCATCtaaattttatagttttcaaGTTTTATAATGACGGTATCTTGTTTGACATTGGCTTGATTAACAGCAAACTTGAGAATATGCCTAACTTCAATGTGCTGAGCTCTTTCTGGCTATGGGTCTCGCGTTGTGTATCCCATAATACACAGACTCCTACCCAGCCCTCCTCGGTTTGAAATGAAGCGATAATCGATTTTG
This window contains:
- the LOC140922661 gene encoding cilia- and flagella-associated protein 54-like; this encodes MVTKPFQMDMTEDTSKKSGFVDKSTTANDFEVCVQWFQPELDRVLLEDPEDTQTQQPALFLVYEFNNKALNLTSNPVYSTVKAGLCHVTEARAQTFHEKLMATLEIAENDLASNPQPSQTAVGTTEQNTKARPVRQETSQLTVPGAPEQKTSTTTGATPRKKRSIGIRALSAKQRKDDNIRALLKEHLGEIRTLLYLEKSVPVEEVPFEVTLQNVECLEALFDPSRGHIGQTTEAFYTWLSSLMEN